From Deltaproteobacteria bacterium, one genomic window encodes:
- a CDS encoding GAF domain-containing sensor histidine kinase gives MLDSTATSATIHAAYRRDADELTARHFGLAAAIFLGVVGIAAVFEVIYYRDRWPWFVVVFAPELLGGSAVFLLRERLLRYGLVTRACVALSSNVALALNTYVVIVRGAPEMSAVGLVCVMSGLPLLFPWGVWGQLTVAVAAVIGFIGALAIIPTAAVPWPYVLFVFAIGAFTSVIGAHYLDLHRWAIFREASLKDDEATVTRALLQIADDLNTSLDTSAVIERIARSTTTTLGASWTIILLWDERRRVFRLAGTDPPNAQTGALASIEYVPGAFPLIERALREDTVCVTADDDLDQVTAVFLQRYRTAVMLLTRLSRGDRLIGVLITGRRPDAFAPNAPRLLRGIAHQAAIALDNVRLVSDLRQADRMKSDFVATMSHELRTPLNVILGYNELLLDEAFGPLSAEQRRTVERSQASSSDLLELINATLNVNRLEAGQSPVRIEDVQLNVLVEDLAAEVTRLPRKPGVELRWSLNGGPPMVRSDRGKLKIIIKNLVNNALKFTDQGHVTVSIHHQAEPHELEVAVADTGIGIAASEVPQIFEMFQQGASVNGRPTSGVGLGLYIVRRYVEQLGGHIDVQSGAGSGSTFRVRLPLSDSERRAA, from the coding sequence ATGCTCGACAGCACGGCAACCTCGGCGACGATCCACGCAGCATATCGACGCGATGCTGATGAATTGACCGCGCGCCATTTTGGGCTGGCAGCCGCCATCTTCTTGGGCGTCGTGGGGATCGCGGCGGTCTTCGAAGTGATCTACTACCGGGACCGGTGGCCCTGGTTTGTCGTGGTGTTTGCACCGGAGTTGCTGGGAGGAAGTGCCGTGTTCCTCCTGCGCGAGCGCCTGCTGCGTTACGGCCTGGTCACCCGCGCCTGCGTCGCGCTGAGTTCAAACGTGGCGTTGGCACTGAATACCTACGTGGTCATCGTCCGTGGCGCTCCCGAGATGAGCGCGGTCGGCTTGGTGTGCGTGATGAGCGGGCTGCCGCTGCTGTTTCCCTGGGGGGTCTGGGGCCAACTGACGGTCGCCGTCGCCGCCGTCATCGGTTTCATCGGCGCGCTGGCGATCATTCCGACCGCCGCGGTTCCGTGGCCATACGTGCTGTTCGTCTTCGCGATCGGCGCGTTCACCTCGGTGATCGGCGCGCATTACCTCGACTTGCACCGCTGGGCGATCTTCCGCGAAGCCTCACTCAAGGACGATGAGGCCACCGTTACCCGGGCGCTGCTACAGATTGCCGATGATCTCAATACCTCCCTCGACACCAGCGCGGTGATCGAACGTATCGCGCGCAGCACCACGACAACGCTGGGCGCCAGTTGGACCATCATCCTGCTGTGGGACGAGCGGCGGCGCGTCTTCCGCTTGGCCGGGACCGATCCGCCCAACGCACAAACCGGCGCGTTGGCGAGTATCGAATATGTGCCGGGCGCGTTTCCACTCATCGAGCGAGCCCTGCGCGAAGACACCGTCTGCGTCACTGCGGACGACGACCTGGACCAAGTGACAGCAGTGTTCCTGCAACGCTATCGCACAGCCGTGATGCTGCTGACCAGGCTCAGTCGTGGCGACCGTTTGATCGGGGTGCTCATCACTGGGCGGCGGCCCGACGCGTTCGCTCCCAACGCGCCGCGGTTATTGCGGGGCATCGCTCACCAAGCCGCGATTGCGCTCGACAACGTGCGCCTCGTCAGCGATCTGCGCCAGGCCGATCGCATGAAGTCCGATTTCGTCGCCACGATGTCGCACGAGCTGCGCACGCCGCTCAACGTCATCCTTGGATACAACGAACTCCTGCTCGACGAAGCGTTCGGTCCGCTCAGTGCCGAGCAGCGGCGGACGGTGGAACGCAGTCAAGCGAGTTCGTCCGATCTGTTGGAGCTGATCAACGCCACGTTGAACGTCAACCGGCTCGAGGCCGGTCAGTCGCCGGTGCGGATCGAGGATGTGCAACTTAACGTGCTGGTCGAGGATCTGGCCGCCGAGGTCACGCGCCTGCCGCGCAAGCCGGGCGTCGAGCTGCGCTGGAGTCTCAACGGTGGCCCACCAATGGTCCGCAGCGATCGCGGCAAGCTCAAGATCATCATCAAGAACCTGGTCAACAACGCGTTGAAATTCACCGATCAGGGGCACGTCACGGTCTCGATCCATCATCAGGCCGAGCCGCACGAACTGGAAGTGGCCGTCGCCGACACCGGCATTGGCATCGCCGCATCCGAAGTGCCGCAAATCTTCGAGATGTTCCAGCAGGGAGCCAGCGTGAACGGCCGGCCCACGAGCGGTGTCGGCCTAGGTCTGTACATCGTCCGGCGTTACGTCGAACAGCTCGGCGGCCACATCGACGTCCAGAGCGGCGCGGGGAGCGGGAGCACGTTCCGCGTGCGTCTACCGCTGTCCGACTCCGAGCGCCGCGCCGCCTAG
- a CDS encoding CoA transferase, with product MPLPLEGVRVIDWTIWQQGPVASVMLGDLGADVIKIEERVGGDPGRGMLKLSGVDLKDRPNFYFEANNRNKKSLALDLKQPEGRAIIHQLAAKSDVFVQNFRQGVAARLGLDAATLRKHNPKLIYASASGYGPDGPESGEPSFDYMAQARSGIMLAAGEPDMPPLAIAGGIADQMGAIMLAYGVLAAIIARDRYGIAQDVDASHLGSMTWLQGLSVAARLMMGFAIPRQSRALTVNPLWNHYRCADNQWIALGMIQPDRYWVDLCRALGRPELGSDPRFENMRVRAGNAGECIALLDAIFASQPRAHWLQALSSGGDFIYTVVNSVDDLPNDPQVLINHYVQDFDHPSFGPTQVVGVPVRLSETPGTIRTPAPEFGQHTEEILTDLLGYSWDDIARLKNANVI from the coding sequence ATGCCCCTGCCCTTGGAAGGAGTTCGCGTCATCGATTGGACCATTTGGCAACAAGGTCCGGTCGCCTCGGTCATGCTTGGCGACCTGGGCGCCGACGTGATCAAGATCGAAGAACGCGTCGGCGGCGATCCCGGTCGCGGCATGCTCAAGCTGAGCGGCGTCGATCTCAAGGATCGACCGAACTTTTATTTCGAGGCAAACAACCGCAACAAGAAGAGTCTTGCGCTCGATCTTAAGCAACCCGAAGGTCGCGCGATCATCCATCAACTGGCGGCGAAGTCGGATGTCTTCGTGCAGAACTTTCGCCAGGGTGTCGCGGCTCGGCTCGGACTCGATGCCGCGACCCTTCGTAAACACAATCCGAAACTGATCTACGCCAGCGCGTCGGGCTATGGACCGGACGGTCCGGAGAGCGGCGAGCCCTCGTTCGACTATATGGCGCAGGCGCGTTCGGGGATCATGCTGGCGGCCGGCGAGCCCGATATGCCACCGCTGGCCATCGCCGGCGGCATCGCCGATCAGATGGGCGCGATCATGCTCGCCTACGGGGTGCTCGCCGCGATCATCGCGCGTGACCGCTACGGTATCGCGCAAGACGTCGACGCGTCGCACCTCGGCAGCATGACGTGGTTGCAGGGCCTCAGCGTCGCCGCCCGTCTGATGATGGGGTTTGCGATTCCACGGCAATCGCGCGCGCTCACCGTCAATCCGCTGTGGAATCACTACCGGTGCGCCGACAATCAATGGATCGCCCTCGGCATGATTCAACCCGACCGCTACTGGGTCGACCTCTGCCGGGCGCTAGGTCGTCCCGAGTTGGGTAGCGATCCGCGCTTCGAGAACATGCGCGTGCGCGCCGGCAACGCCGGCGAGTGCATCGCACTCCTCGATGCGATCTTCGCCAGCCAGCCGCGCGCGCACTGGCTGCAAGCACTCAGCAGCGGCGGTGACTTCATCTATACGGTCGTCAACAGCGTCGACGACTTGCCCAACGATCCGCAAGTGCTCATCAACCACTACGTCCAAGACTTCGATCATCCTAGTTTCGGCCCCACGCAGGTCGTCGGGGTGCCAGTGCGGTTGAGCGAGACTCCCGGCACGATCCGCACCCCCGCACCGGAGTTCGGCCAACACACCGAGGAGATCCTCACCGATCTGCTCGGCTACAGTTGGGACGACATCGCGCGATTGAAGAACGCGAATGTCATCTGA
- a CDS encoding DUF3106 domain-containing protein, translated as MRLRDGFIAILVACVIAGSTVAQQPQRSEPPKVTEHPRGPGDAKGGNAKGWNELGPRERYRALKNYHHHQQLPQEHRETVERNYERWQAMPEHERNRIRKNYEKFRRLPPAQRERLRQQPPPPPAK; from the coding sequence ATGCGTCTGCGCGATGGGTTCATCGCCATCTTGGTCGCCTGCGTGATCGCCGGCAGCACCGTTGCGCAACAACCCCAGCGTAGCGAACCTCCAAAGGTCACCGAACATCCGAGAGGCCCCGGAGATGCGAAAGGCGGAAATGCGAAAGGATGGAACGAGCTCGGGCCGCGCGAGCGCTATCGCGCCTTGAAGAACTACCACCACCATCAGCAACTTCCGCAAGAGCATCGCGAGACGGTCGAGCGCAACTACGAGCGCTGGCAAGCGATGCCGGAGCATGAACGCAATCGCATTCGCAAGAACTACGAAAAGTTCCGCCGACTCCCGCCCGCGCAACGTGAGCGGCTTCGCCAACAGCCGCCGCCCCCGCCCGCGAAGTAG
- a CDS encoding DsbA family protein, whose amino-acid sequence MRGSCGGRAGGVRVIALTAALTAMLCAGCPSQRHGNGSGLGSAGVTDRAATEARVIEYFRKTAAVPAGATLEITDWSAAGVPGWSKANLQVNSGFRSEDLPFVVSDDGRYLVRGEPVDLTVDPALAIRSQIDLKGQPVRGPADAPVTIVEFSDFQCPFCAKSAQTVEHDLFAAFPGKLRLVHKNFPLPQIHPWAQNAAIAAECALQQSNDGYWRFYEMLFEQQKTITPANLREKVLDGSAAAGLDRTKLTQCYDNKATAAQVQADISEGHALGVTSTPTFFVNGRRLAGAVPLDNFRAAVEQELSSR is encoded by the coding sequence ATGCGCGGAAGTTGCGGCGGTCGGGCGGGCGGTGTGCGGGTCATCGCGCTGACTGCGGCGCTGACCGCGATGCTGTGCGCGGGGTGTCCATCGCAGCGGCACGGTAACGGGTCGGGCTTGGGCAGCGCTGGCGTGACGGATCGCGCCGCGACCGAGGCGCGAGTGATCGAATACTTCCGCAAGACTGCCGCGGTGCCTGCGGGTGCAACCTTGGAAATCACCGACTGGAGTGCAGCCGGGGTTCCGGGATGGAGCAAGGCCAATCTCCAGGTCAACTCCGGCTTCCGATCGGAAGACCTGCCGTTCGTTGTCAGCGACGACGGGCGCTACTTGGTGCGCGGCGAGCCGGTCGATCTGACCGTCGATCCCGCCCTCGCCATACGCAGCCAGATTGATCTCAAAGGGCAGCCAGTGCGTGGTCCGGCCGACGCGCCGGTCACCATCGTCGAGTTCTCCGATTTCCAATGCCCATTCTGCGCCAAGTCTGCGCAAACCGTCGAGCACGATTTGTTCGCAGCCTTCCCCGGCAAGCTGCGCTTGGTCCACAAGAACTTCCCGCTTCCGCAGATTCATCCGTGGGCGCAGAACGCCGCGATCGCCGCCGAGTGTGCGCTGCAGCAGAGCAACGACGGCTATTGGCGCTTTTACGAAATGTTGTTCGAGCAGCAGAAAACCATCACGCCGGCAAACCTGCGCGAGAAGGTGTTGGACGGATCCGCGGCGGCGGGGCTCGACCGCACCAAGCTGACGCAATGTTACGATAACAAGGCGACCGCCGCCCAGGTACAGGCCGACATCAGCGAGGGCCACGCGCTCGGCGTGACTTCGACCCCCACGTTCTTTGTGAACGGCCGCCGGCTGGCCGGGGCCGTCCCCCTCGATAACTTCCGTGCGGCGGTTGAACAGGAACTCAGCTCGCGCTGA
- a CDS encoding DNA polymerase IV, with the protein MVPVILHADMDAFYASVEQRDRPELRGKPVIVGGTGVRGVVNAASYEARVFGVHSAMPTVEARRLCADAVFLPGRMNHYVAVSREIQAIFEEFTPQVEPLSLDEAFLDVTASLRLLGSPVEIARALKARVKERTHLVVSVGIGPTKMIAKIASGLSKPDGLVEVRPEQAKSFLAPLSVDQLWGVGPVTCDRLRRAGLTTVGQLAAADPVVLQRVLGDHGVALWELANGRDARSVDPDRERKSYGEENTFERDMRDGDEVRRSIIAHAEAIAQRLRHDGCAGLTVTLKVKLAQRLAPGRYPLLTRRTTLAAPTDDGKLISDTALRLWREWALRPRIRLVGVSMSGIKPASSLQLSLFDNASTSTHKRRALNRAVDAIAARFGDETISRGLARAPKAAPTLSIKERRPKPVG; encoded by the coding sequence ATGGTGCCAGTCATTCTCCACGCCGACATGGACGCCTTCTACGCGTCGGTGGAGCAGCGCGATCGCCCGGAGCTGCGCGGCAAGCCGGTAATAGTCGGCGGCACTGGTGTGCGTGGCGTTGTCAACGCCGCGTCGTATGAAGCGCGCGTCTTCGGTGTGCACTCGGCGATGCCGACGGTCGAGGCGCGCCGTCTGTGTGCGGACGCGGTTTTCCTGCCCGGACGCATGAATCACTACGTCGCCGTCTCGCGCGAGATTCAAGCGATCTTCGAAGAGTTCACACCACAGGTCGAGCCGCTGTCGCTCGACGAAGCATTTCTTGACGTCACCGCTTCACTGCGCTTGCTCGGGTCGCCCGTCGAGATTGCGCGTGCGCTGAAGGCCCGGGTGAAGGAGCGCACGCATCTGGTCGTGTCGGTCGGCATTGGTCCGACCAAGATGATCGCCAAGATCGCCAGCGGTCTGTCGAAGCCGGATGGTCTCGTGGAAGTGCGCCCGGAGCAGGCGAAGTCGTTTCTCGCGCCGCTGTCCGTCGATCAGTTGTGGGGTGTCGGACCGGTGACTTGCGACCGGCTGCGTCGCGCCGGCCTGACGACGGTCGGCCAACTGGCCGCGGCTGATCCGGTGGTGCTCCAGCGCGTGCTTGGGGATCACGGCGTCGCGTTGTGGGAACTCGCCAACGGCCGTGACGCCCGCAGCGTCGACCCCGACCGCGAGCGCAAATCGTACGGCGAAGAGAACACCTTCGAGCGCGACATGCGCGACGGCGACGAGGTCCGCCGCAGCATCATCGCGCATGCGGAAGCCATCGCGCAGCGGCTGCGCCACGACGGGTGCGCGGGTCTGACGGTGACCCTGAAGGTGAAGCTGGCGCAGCGACTCGCGCCGGGCCGCTATCCGCTACTCACACGCCGTACAACGCTGGCCGCGCCGACCGACGACGGCAAGCTGATCAGCGACACGGCGCTGCGGCTGTGGCGAGAGTGGGCGCTGCGCCCGCGCATCCGATTGGTGGGCGTGTCCATGAGCGGCATCAAGCCGGCGTCGTCGCTGCAGCTCTCGCTGTTTGACAACGCGTCGACTTCCACGCACAAGCGCCGGGCTTTGAATCGCGCCGTCGACGCGATCGCTGCCCGCTTCGGGGACGAAACCATCTCGCGCGGCCTGGCGCGTGCGCCGAAGGCCGCCCCCACGCTGTCAATCAAGGAACGGCGGCCGAAGCCGGTGGGCTGA
- a CDS encoding sensor domain-containing diguanylate cyclase, producing the protein MLWAYGKAASMSDESPARVLERQLAELSALNELIKALTSTLDLSEILRIILHRIKLVTQAEALSLLLYDSERNELVFAATETLRENAIVGLRVPANKGIATWVARSGHSARVDRAPHDPRFYPGIDQAAQFSTEAVLAVPVTQGANVVGVIEVVNSATGGAFTDTDQASIEAIANDVGATMSADVLASDPSITHQILARVSAAVPSEACSILMRDGAGRDLVFTASRTLQAGIIDGVRMRADQGIAGWVVQHREPARVDDVARDPRHYRGFENKSHLKTRSLLCVPVISKETLLGVIEVINKVEGAGFSAEEQRLVQTLADHAAIAIENASLYRQAHVAAITDDLTGLGNTRHFNRALTDMTEHARASGEPVSLLVLDLDNFKIVVDTHGHLVGSRTIAAIGRIIGHMIRPGDVAARFGGDEFVVLLPATDTDTATRIATGIREAIAAVSTLDGNGIDISTVTASVGVATYPEHAISGDALFRAADTAMYSVKHTSKNAIAVAPAVR; encoded by the coding sequence GTGCTGTGGGCCTATGGTAAGGCCGCCTCGATGTCGGACGAGTCGCCCGCGCGGGTTTTGGAACGGCAACTCGCTGAGCTCTCGGCGCTCAACGAACTGATCAAGGCGCTGACCTCGACGCTGGACCTCTCGGAGATTCTGCGCATCATTTTGCACCGCATCAAGCTGGTCACCCAGGCCGAAGCGCTGTCGTTGTTGCTGTACGACAGCGAGCGCAACGAGCTGGTGTTCGCCGCCACCGAAACATTGCGGGAGAATGCGATCGTCGGGCTGCGGGTTCCGGCAAACAAGGGGATCGCGACCTGGGTGGCTCGTTCGGGTCATAGCGCGCGCGTCGATCGGGCACCGCACGACCCGCGCTTCTATCCCGGCATCGACCAGGCCGCGCAGTTTTCGACCGAAGCGGTGCTGGCGGTGCCGGTTACGCAAGGTGCCAACGTCGTCGGCGTCATCGAAGTCGTCAACTCTGCTACCGGCGGCGCCTTTACCGATACGGATCAGGCCAGCATCGAAGCGATCGCAAACGATGTCGGTGCCACCATGAGTGCCGACGTGCTAGCGAGCGATCCGTCGATTACTCACCAGATTCTCGCCCGCGTCAGCGCCGCAGTGCCGAGCGAAGCCTGCTCGATCTTGATGCGTGACGGCGCCGGCCGCGACCTCGTCTTCACCGCCTCGCGCACGCTGCAAGCGGGGATCATCGACGGGGTGCGCATGCGTGCCGATCAAGGCATTGCCGGCTGGGTGGTGCAGCATCGCGAACCGGCCCGAGTGGACGATGTCGCACGCGACCCACGCCACTACCGTGGCTTCGAGAACAAGTCGCACTTGAAGACGCGCAGCCTGCTCTGCGTACCGGTGATTTCCAAAGAGACGCTACTCGGCGTCATCGAGGTCATCAACAAGGTCGAGGGGGCCGGGTTCAGCGCGGAGGAGCAGCGCTTGGTGCAAACGCTCGCCGACCACGCCGCGATCGCGATCGAGAATGCGTCGTTGTACCGCCAAGCCCATGTTGCTGCGATCACCGACGACCTCACCGGCTTGGGCAACACGCGCCATTTCAACCGCGCGTTGACCGATATGACGGAGCACGCGCGCGCGAGCGGCGAGCCGGTCTCCCTGCTCGTGCTCGATCTCGACAACTTCAAGATCGTCGTGGATACGCACGGCCACCTTGTGGGCAGCCGCACCATCGCGGCGATCGGCCGCATCATCGGCCACATGATCCGCCCCGGCGATGTCGCCGCTCGCTTCGGCGGCGACGAATTCGTCGTGCTGCTGCCTGCCACCGATACCGACACGGCGACTCGCATCGCCACCGGCATCCGCGAAGCGATCGCGGCCGTCAGCACGCTCGACGGCAACGGCATCGATATTTCCACGGTGACCGCCAGCGTCGGCGTGGCGACCTATCCCGAGCACGCGATCAGCGGCGATGCCCTGTTCCGCGCCGCCGACACCGCCATGTACAGCGTCAAGCACACCAGCAAGAACGCCATCGCCGTCGCGCCCGCCGTGCGGTGA
- a CDS encoding sensor histidine kinase, whose product MFLSSMFLLTPAVALIVVGVLVLVFSRAVVDVTLGVLILSFCALLLAGTTWLVVSFKRASDLSQLQLDFLSKVSHDFKTPMTSIRMFADTLADGRLTSEAQRVRCVTLLRQEAGRLNALIDRLLDFGRMEAGKMVYHRQPESVSAVIEAAVQAFEPLRMQENIEFKTEVPADLPMILADRDAVSGALLNLLHNAYKYTGESKRIRLECHREDGRVALSVIDNGPGVPRREHRRIFDGFYRIDDRLNRQVGGSGLGLAIVRHVAQAHGGRVRVTNRSDGGAEFSILLPALKA is encoded by the coding sequence ATGTTTTTGTCGTCGATGTTTCTGCTCACGCCGGCGGTGGCGTTGATCGTGGTCGGCGTGCTGGTGCTGGTGTTCAGTCGCGCGGTGGTTGATGTCACGCTCGGCGTGCTCATCTTGTCGTTCTGCGCGTTGCTGCTGGCGGGTACGACCTGGCTGGTTGTGTCGTTCAAGCGCGCGTCCGACCTGTCGCAGTTGCAGCTCGATTTTCTTTCGAAGGTGTCGCACGACTTCAAGACGCCGATGACCAGCATTCGCATGTTCGCCGACACGTTGGCGGACGGGCGATTGACCTCCGAGGCGCAGCGCGTCCGTTGCGTCACGCTGCTGCGCCAAGAGGCGGGTCGCCTCAATGCCCTGATCGATCGCCTGCTCGACTTCGGCCGCATGGAAGCGGGCAAAATGGTCTATCATCGGCAACCGGAGTCGGTGAGTGCGGTGATCGAGGCTGCGGTACAAGCCTTCGAACCGCTGCGCATGCAGGAGAACATCGAGTTCAAAACCGAGGTGCCGGCCGACCTGCCGATGATTCTGGCCGATCGCGACGCTGTCAGTGGCGCGCTCCTCAACCTGTTGCACAACGCCTACAAGTACACCGGCGAATCGAAGCGGATTCGTTTGGAGTGTCATCGCGAAGACGGTCGCGTCGCGCTCTCGGTGATCGACAACGGCCCGGGTGTGCCGCGGCGTGAGCATCGGCGGATCTTCGATGGCTTCTATCGCATCGACGATCGGCTCAATCGTCAGGTCGGCGGCAGCGGACTGGGTCTCGCCATCGTGCGCCATGTGGCGCAAGCCCACGGCGGCCGCGTGCGAGTGACCAACCGCAGCGACGGCGGGGCGGAGTTCTCGATCCTCTTGCCGGCGCTGAAGGCGTGA
- a CDS encoding response regulator transcription factor — protein sequence MAHERVLVIEDDPAIVAGLEMNLALDGYEVLSARDGESGLKRAREGNPDVIILDIMLPKRNGLEVLRRIREENAEVPVLIVSARGDETDKVIGLELGADDYLSKPFSISELRARINASLRRKRRESVERISDAFGDVRIDFDRHEVTRAGKLVPMTAREFQVLAYFLRHPDRVITRDMLLHAVWKLEFTTMRTVDNFIARLRAKLEPDAENPRYLLTVRGVGYRLDTGSGNGGGG from the coding sequence ATGGCGCATGAACGCGTACTGGTGATCGAAGACGACCCGGCGATCGTAGCCGGGCTAGAGATGAACCTGGCGCTCGATGGCTACGAGGTGCTCTCTGCGCGCGACGGTGAGAGCGGGCTGAAACGGGCGCGCGAAGGCAATCCCGATGTCATCATCCTCGACATCATGTTGCCGAAGCGCAACGGCCTAGAGGTGTTGCGACGCATTCGCGAAGAGAACGCCGAGGTGCCGGTGCTGATCGTCAGCGCGCGCGGCGACGAGACCGACAAGGTCATCGGTCTCGAGCTGGGTGCCGACGATTACCTGAGCAAGCCTTTCAGCATCAGCGAGCTGCGCGCCCGCATCAACGCCAGCTTGCGACGCAAGCGGCGCGAGAGCGTGGAGCGTATCAGCGACGCCTTCGGCGATGTCCGCATCGATTTTGATCGCCACGAAGTGACCCGCGCGGGCAAGCTCGTACCGATGACCGCGCGCGAGTTCCAGGTGCTGGCGTACTTCCTGCGCCATCCCGATCGGGTGATCACGCGCGACATGTTGCTGCATGCGGTGTGGAAGCTGGAGTTCACTACGATGCGGACGGTGGATAATTTTATTGCCCGCCTTCGAGCGAAGCTCGAACCCGATGCGGAGAATCCTCGCTACCTGCTCACCGTGCGCGGCGTCGGCTATCGCCTTGACACGGGCAGCGGGAACGGTGGTGGTGGATGA
- a CDS encoding RNA polymerase sigma factor has translation MTPTDDPDVQLMLAVQRDDRGAFEALFRKYSRQLVGFARQFVGSHARAEELVQDIFLKIYHTRRRYVPRARFATWLYRIATNQCLSEVRRGEYHGRMISLDPPDDEDEAPLQFADPEARSSEDLLLGKEAAAKIRGVLESLPPQQRAALLLARAEGFSYDEVAETLGCSVSAVKSLVHRATVTLRDRIGEPQ, from the coding sequence GTGACCCCGACAGACGACCCCGATGTGCAGCTCATGTTGGCGGTGCAGCGCGATGATCGCGGGGCGTTCGAAGCGCTGTTTCGCAAGTACAGCCGCCAACTCGTCGGCTTTGCCCGGCAGTTTGTCGGCAGCCACGCGCGCGCGGAGGAATTGGTGCAAGATATCTTCTTGAAGATCTACCACACTCGTCGGCGCTACGTCCCGCGTGCGCGCTTTGCGACGTGGCTGTATCGGATCGCCACCAACCAGTGTCTGAGCGAAGTGCGGCGCGGTGAGTATCACGGCCGCATGATCTCGCTCGATCCGCCCGACGACGAGGACGAGGCGCCGCTCCAGTTCGCCGATCCCGAGGCGCGCAGCAGCGAAGATCTCCTGTTGGGAAAAGAGGCCGCCGCTAAGATTCGTGGCGTGCTCGAATCGCTACCGCCACAACAGCGGGCCGCACTCCTGCTGGCTCGTGCCGAGGGGTTTTCGTACGACGAGGTCGCCGAGACCCTTGGCTGCTCTGTGTCTGCCGTGAAGAGCTTGGTCCACCGCGCGACCGTGACCCTGCGCGACCGCATCGGAGAGCCCCAGTGA
- a CDS encoding SRPBCC family protein yields MSQHGAHEYTTEVAASVKDCFATIIDFERYPSWSSSVREIRVLDRHPDGLAHRVEFHVDITLKTIRYVLEYEYDPPGRLTWRSVDGDVESIEGKYTFEKLAANKTRVTCRQVVVIGFWLPGLVRRAMERTALQQSVDEFKQAAEARIATAKKKPAKKRG; encoded by the coding sequence ATGTCGCAGCATGGTGCGCACGAGTACACGACTGAAGTTGCCGCGTCGGTGAAGGACTGCTTTGCGACAATCATCGACTTCGAACGATACCCGTCGTGGTCATCTTCCGTGCGCGAGATTCGCGTCCTCGATCGCCATCCCGATGGTCTCGCGCACCGCGTCGAATTCCACGTCGACATCACCCTGAAGACCATCCGCTACGTGCTCGAATACGAATACGACCCGCCCGGCCGTCTCACGTGGCGGAGCGTGGATGGCGATGTTGAATCCATCGAAGGAAAGTACACGTTCGAGAAGCTCGCGGCGAACAAGACGCGGGTCACGTGTCGCCAGGTGGTCGTGATCGGCTTCTGGTTACCAGGCCTCGTCCGTCGAGCCATGGAGCGCACCGCACTGCAGCAGTCGGTGGATGAGTTCAAACAAGCCGCTGAAGCGCGCATCGCCACCGCAAAGAAAAAGCCAGCGAAGAAACGCGGCTGA
- a CDS encoding zf-HC2 domain-containing protein — MSIFGNVRCAAVRRDLIAWIDGALGARHARRIAHHLETCAACAAEAESVRVSVRAQATALRATVAAESVDLDQLWRRLGPRLVDVEPDSIGWRAALRPLLRPALAIGVAAIALLVGVSSIDGPDTVLITVGVKTPPAALQTKPELFKDYAIIQQLDVLERFDTADVEPIMDAVTPAENEG, encoded by the coding sequence ATGTCGATCTTCGGAAATGTGCGCTGTGCCGCCGTCCGACGCGACCTGATCGCGTGGATCGACGGCGCGCTCGGTGCGCGACATGCCCGGCGCATCGCGCACCATCTGGAGACCTGCGCCGCGTGTGCGGCAGAAGCGGAGTCAGTGCGCGTGAGTGTGCGCGCGCAAGCGACCGCGCTGCGCGCTACGGTTGCGGCCGAGTCCGTCGATCTCGATCAGCTCTGGCGGCGGCTGGGCCCACGGTTGGTCGATGTCGAGCCGGACTCGATTGGATGGCGCGCGGCGCTGCGTCCGCTGCTGCGGCCAGCGTTGGCGATCGGGGTCGCCGCAATTGCTTTGTTGGTCGGCGTCTCCTCGATCGACGGACCCGATACCGTGCTGATCACGGTCGGGGTGAAGACCCCGCCGGCCGCGCTGCAAACCAAGCCCGAGCTCTTCAAGGACTACGCGATCATTCAACAACTCGACGTCCTGGAGCGCTTCGACACGGCCGACGTCGAACCGATCATGGACGCGGTGACCCCGGCGGAGAACGAGGGGTAG